The Pseudalkalibacillus hwajinpoensis DNA window TCATCTCCTCCCTACAGAACATCTAACTGTACACGTTTCGGTGCTTGAACAGCAGCTGCATTCATGACTGTTCGGATGGATTTTGCGACCTTCCCATGTTTGCCAATCACCTTTCCAGTATCATCAGCATGAACATGAAGCTTGTAAATATCTACTTGATCTGTCGCTTCCTTCTCAACACGAACTTCATCGGGATGGTCCACAAGCGCTTTAACAATCGTCTCAACTAGGGCTTCCATTGTCATATCCCCACCTTTTGAAAAAATGACGGACTGGATACACCAAAGGAGGCTTTCAAGAAAGCCTCCTCTAAGGTGTTATGTTACTTAGTGTTTTTTGCGTTGTGAAGCTTCTCCATAAGTCCTTCAGTGGAGAATAAGTTACGTACTGTATCAGAAGGCTTAGCGCCTTTAAGCATCCAATCAAGAGCTTTCTCTTCGTTGATTTTCACTTCAACAGGATTAGCAACCGGATTGTAAGTTCCGATTTCCTCGATGAAACGCCCGTCACGTGGTGCACGTGAATCAGCAACAACTACGCGATAGTAAGGAGCTCTTTTAGCACCCATACGCTTTAAACGAATTTTAACTGCCATGTCTTTCACCTCCAAAAATATTCACATAAATAAATATAATATCATAAATTTATACTCTTGTAAAGAGAAAATTTATTTCGTTTTTATTGCATGAATGGAAAATTCATGCCCTTACCCTTTTTCTTGCCGCCTTTTGACATGTTCGTCATCTGCTTCATCATTTTCTTCATCTCATCAAATTGTTTCAAGAGACGATTAACGTCTTGCACAGATGTTCCACTTCCGACAGCAATTCTTTTTTTACGACTCGAATTGATGATATCGGGTTCCTCTTTCTCACGAGTTGTCATCGATTGAATGATCGCTTCAACTCGACCGATTTGCTTTTCATCAACACTTACATTCTTCATGGCTTTCTTGTTCATACCAGGAATCATGTCCATCAATTCATCAAGCGGTCCCATACTTCGAACCTGTCCAAGCTGCTCAAGGAAGTCATCGAACGTAAAGCTCATCGTCCTCATTTTTTTCTCGAGTTCTTTCGCCTTATCTTCGTCAACAGACGTTTGTGCCTTTTCAATGAGCGTTAGAACGTCTCCCATTCCAAGAATACGCGACGCCATCCGCTCGGGATGAAATGGTTCAAGCGCATCAAGCTTTTCACCCATACCGGCGAACTTGATTGGCTTATCTGTAACGGACTTAATCGAAAGGGCAGCTCCCCCTCGTGTATCTCCATCGAGCTTCGTCAGAACAACTCCGGTAATGTCGAGGGCCTCATTAAAACTCTCAGCTACATTAACCGCATCTTGACCCGTCATGGAATCAACGACAAGGAAGATTTCATCAGGTGTTACAGCTTCCTTTACATCTTTAAGTTCCTGCATGAGGTTTTCATCAATGTGTAAACGGCCTGCTGTATCAATGATAACGTAATCGAGATGTTCTTCTTTTGCTTTTTCTATCGCTTTGGAAGCAATCTCAACTGGACTAACTTGATCGCCCATTGAAAACACTGGCATACTAAGTTGTTTACCGAGCGTTTCGAGCTGGTTGATTGCTGCAGGACGATAAATATCTGCCGCTACAAGCAATGGTTTGCGATTATGATTTTTACGTAGATGGTTTGCAAGCTTCCCGACAGTTGTCGTCTTACCTGCACCCTGTAGACCGGCCATCATAATAACAGTCGGCGGGCGGCTTGAAACAGCAATTTTGCTCTGCTCGCCACCCATTAGCGCTGTCAGCTCTTCATTAACAACTTTAATGACTTGCTGACCCGGCGTCAGGCTTTTCATAACTTCCTGACCGACGGCTCGCTCTTTAACCTTGTTGATAAACTGTTTTACGACTTTAAAGTTAACATCAGCTTCAAGCAGGGCGAGCCTTACTTCACGCATCATTTCTTTTACGTCAGCTTCTGTTACTTTCCCTTTGCCACGAATCTTCTGCAGGGTGTCTTGCAGTCGGTCGGCTAACCCTTCGAATGCCATGTTCGCCGCCTCCTAATCCAGTTTTTCAAGAGATTTAATCAATGACAGCGCCTTGGAGCTCTCATTCTCACTCACAATAGCTTCTCTGAGCTGCTTTAGCAGCTCCTGACGTTTGATGTATCGCTCGAATAGCAACAGTTTTGCTTCATATTCTTCTATCATTTGCTCGGTTCGCTTAATGTTATCATAGACAGCCTGACGGCTAACTTGAAATTCTTCTGCGATTTCACCAAGGGAATAATCATCTAGATAATACAATGCCATATAATTTCGCTGTTTCGGTGTTAAGAGCGACTGGTAAAAGTCGAATAACGAGTTAATTCGCATCGTTTTTTCTAGCATTGTTAACAGCCCCTTGTTAAGGTAATCACCTTTACGTTAATTATACTACTATGCGTCATATTATTTGTCAAGATTTTTTCTTAACACAATTGATCATTGATTTTATTCGTCGTTTTCACGATCTTCTTCAATGATAGAAGAGAATAATCCATAAACAAATGTGTCTGGATCAAATTCTTGAAGATCATCTATTTTTTCTCCGAGCCCTACGAGTTTAACAGGGATATCGAGCTCATGTCGAATCGCGAGCACAATACCACCTTTCGCTGTTCCATCAAGCTTAGTAAGGGCAATTCCTGATACATCGGTCGACTGACCGAACTGCTTCGCCTGGCTCATTGCATTCTGTCCTGTAGTGGCATCAAGGACCAGGATCACTTCGTGTGGACCTGAAGGTACTTCCTTTTGAATAACACGCTTAACTTTTTCAAGCTCGTTCATTAAGTTGACCTTGTTCTGAAGCCGTCCTGCTGTATCGCAAAGTAGGATGTCTGCCTGACGAGATTTCGCAGATTGTACAGCGTCAAATACAACAGCAGCAGGATCTGAACCAGCCTGGTGCTTGATTACATCAACGCCCGCTCTTTCTCCCCACACATCTAGCTGTTCAATCGCACCAGCCCGGAACGTATCTCCCGCTGCAAGCACAACCTTCTTTCCTTCCTGCTTGAACTTGTGAGCAAGTTTCCCGATCGTTGTTGTTTTCCCTACTCCGTTAACACCAACAAATAAGAAAACGGTTAGGCCATCCTCCTGGACATTAAGTGAACCATCTTCATCAGATTTATGAAGAAGTTCAGCAAGTTTCTCTGAAATAACGCTTTGAAGATCCTTTGTGTCCTTGATGTTACGTGTTCTGGCTTCATCTTTTAGCACATCAATCAGGTCCATCACGGTGGCGACGCCAACATCTGCCCCAATGAGGAGTTCTTCTAGCTCCTCGAAAAAGTCTTCATCGACTTTCCGGTAATTTTTAACGAGGTTGTTCATCTTTGTTGAGAAAGATGTTCTTGTTTTTTCTAGCCCGTCTCTGAACTTGTCTGTTACTTCGTCTGTTTGTGTCGTGAATTTATCTTTAAGCTTCTTAAAAAAACTCATGTTAATTCCCCCTGATCGTTAGTGCGAGACTAAATGCTTCGATTCTTCCAGTCTAACCGAAACAAGTCTCGATACACCTGATTCTTGCATTGTTACTCCATAAAGAACGTCTGATTCTTCCATTGTCCCTTTACGGTGCGTAATGACAATA harbors:
- the rpsP gene encoding 30S ribosomal protein S16, which produces MAVKIRLKRMGAKRAPYYRVVVADSRAPRDGRFIEEIGTYNPVANPVEVKINEEKALDWMLKGAKPSDTVRNLFSTEGLMEKLHNAKNTK
- a CDS encoding putative DNA-binding protein produces the protein MLEKTMRINSLFDFYQSLLTPKQRNYMALYYLDDYSLGEIAEEFQVSRQAVYDNIKRTEQMIEEYEAKLLLFERYIKRQELLKQLREAIVSENESSKALSLIKSLEKLD
- a CDS encoding KH domain-containing protein codes for the protein MEALVETIVKALVDHPDEVRVEKEATDQVDIYKLHVHADDTGKVIGKHGKVAKSIRTVMNAAAVQAPKRVQLDVL
- the ftsY gene encoding signal recognition particle-docking protein FtsY, translating into MSFFKKLKDKFTTQTDEVTDKFRDGLEKTRTSFSTKMNNLVKNYRKVDEDFFEELEELLIGADVGVATVMDLIDVLKDEARTRNIKDTKDLQSVISEKLAELLHKSDEDGSLNVQEDGLTVFLFVGVNGVGKTTTIGKLAHKFKQEGKKVVLAAGDTFRAGAIEQLDVWGERAGVDVIKHQAGSDPAAVVFDAVQSAKSRQADILLCDTAGRLQNKVNLMNELEKVKRVIQKEVPSGPHEVILVLDATTGQNAMSQAKQFGQSTDVSGIALTKLDGTAKGGIVLAIRHELDIPVKLVGLGEKIDDLQEFDPDTFVYGLFSSIIEEDRENDE
- the ffh gene encoding signal recognition particle protein, whose amino-acid sequence is MAFEGLADRLQDTLQKIRGKGKVTEADVKEMMREVRLALLEADVNFKVVKQFINKVKERAVGQEVMKSLTPGQQVIKVVNEELTALMGGEQSKIAVSSRPPTVIMMAGLQGAGKTTTVGKLANHLRKNHNRKPLLVAADIYRPAAINQLETLGKQLSMPVFSMGDQVSPVEIASKAIEKAKEEHLDYVIIDTAGRLHIDENLMQELKDVKEAVTPDEIFLVVDSMTGQDAVNVAESFNEALDITGVVLTKLDGDTRGGAALSIKSVTDKPIKFAGMGEKLDALEPFHPERMASRILGMGDVLTLIEKAQTSVDEDKAKELEKKMRTMSFTFDDFLEQLGQVRSMGPLDELMDMIPGMNKKAMKNVSVDEKQIGRVEAIIQSMTTREKEEPDIINSSRKKRIAVGSGTSVQDVNRLLKQFDEMKKMMKQMTNMSKGGKKKGKGMNFPFMQ